The DNA region ACTGCAAGATTCAGTCACCCAATTTTCCAGGGATGTACCCGAGGAACCTCACTTGCTTCTACCGCGTCCAGCAGACGCGTATACCTGACGGGAAGGTTGCACTGGTTAGCGTGCTTCAGAAAAACCCGCACCTCATCTACATCAAAGATAAAAATGCCCCACACCTGTCTAAAGAAAAACAGCTGGCAGTGGGGACTGCCTGTCACACGCTCCATGACTATCTGGTGGTCTTTGACGGCAACACGACCAGAGCACCAGTTCTAGCTAAATTCTGTAAAGGTGGAGCAATGTTATCATCCATTACAGCAAGTGGACCTGACCTCCTCCTGCTATTCCACACGTCGCCCTATGATTTCCCATTCCAGGACTCGCCAAGGCGGCGTACATTTGGGTTCGAACTGGATGTAGCAGTGGAGTTTGTCGATGTTGAATCAACAGCTTACGTCAGAAAAGATAATGAATGTCACTATGAGGTCAGCAGTCAGAGCCAACGAAGTGGTTATGTGCAGGCTCCAGCCCACTCACTGCTGGCAAATACCACTTGCAAGTGGACACTGAAAGCTAACAGGAGAGAAATCGTGTGGCTCTATTTCCTTCACTACCGTCATGTCCTGCATCTGGAAATGCCCAGACCTGCACAGTGCCCAAATACCCTCTCCATATTCAATGGCGACATTCCAAATGAAGAACTGAATGAGACGACAAATCTTCTTGGAAGATTCTGCAAACATGACAAACTACCCCGCGTTTGTAGTGGCGTTCATGCACCGGGACCTCATTCATCTTCTTGCTCACCGTACGACAGCTACATCTCAACTGGTCCGGCAATGACTTTATCTCTTCGTTATGCTGCAGGGACAGCTCCAGCTCACGTTGAATTCTTAGCTAGGTACGAATTTGTAGACACCAGACAGTGGGGTACACTCACACCGGGAGGAGGACCGTGCGATAGATCGTTCACAGTCCGTCCCGACAGGTTATTTGCATCTCCTAGGGATGTATTCATGTTCGGCAGAGGTGGCGCCAGAAGACTGCGGTGCGTCTACACATTCGAAGTCGCAAGTTACCAGCGGATAACACTGAAGATACTCAGATCGAAAATGGGACCCGACTGTATGACAATTCACCGGCAATCTTCTGGGCGCCACGAGTGTTCCCATGGTGGTGAACCTGGAAACCCCTCTATCCAGATAAGGGAAGAGCCCTGGATAAACGTCCCTCTGCAGCGTGCTTGCCTTTGTAATATATCCCGCCATCATCCTTTCACTATCACCTCATATACAAATAAACTAGAACTGATATTTTCAATACCGAAGATGTCTCCTTCAAGTGACTACAACGACTACTTTTTCGAGGGTGAATACTATATCTCAGAGGCCCCTCAGGAAATCATAGAGAGATGTAATGAAAACCACAAGGCACCTGAATGGGCGTTATGGTAATTTCACGGTAGGCTACGGAAGAGGGGACCTCTGTGCAACACAGCCGAGGCTCATTGCTGCCACAGATACCTATTTCCTATTCCTGAGAGTTCGAGGGTTCAGCGCTTTGGAAAAGAACTGTGAAATCGCTTCTCGCATCAATGTTTACGCTGCAGGAGGCGATTCTCCCCTCGCCTCCATTTGCCCAGAACGAAGGGATGTTTTCACGCATATCTTCAGTAGCGGATGGGAGGATTATGAATTTCAGTTTCATTACGACGATGATTTATACTCTTGGGATAACAAGAGCAACATCACTAGTACCACTCTCGGACCAATCTTagaatatgaagatgaaatggAAGATCCGAAGAAAATGGAATCGCGCGATCTCTTTGTGGAATACACTGGCAACTACTCAGGTCGTTTTATGGTTTCATGGGTCAGTGTCTGGCGACCTCTGAAAATGGCCTCTCAGTTATCATCATTTGAAGACCCTTGCAAGACTCCTTGTCCTGACATACAAGGCTGCCTTCCTCAGGAACTCTGGTGTGATGGGACTTACCACTGTCCTTCAGGGTTAGACGAAGGAACAGCAGCCTGTGGCCTCTGGGCTGCATTACCCTGGGTATACTTGGTTGCAGGAAGTGCTCTGGCACTGTCGTTAGTGTCACTTTTCATTGCTGTTGTCATCCATCACATCCAGTTGAGACTGCAAAAGAAAAGAAGGTTGTAGCTGCTGCAACTGCAGCAGTGAATAATGGCCATGGTATCAAAAGTACCACTCAGGACCTTCTCATACCAGCTGAGAAAGACAATTGGTGACAACGCGCCCATTCTGAGGACATTATCTGCATTGACTATGAGACTACtgttaaaaccaaaataaaactgcTGTTGTTGTCATGCTGAGGTACACTGGCATAAACTAAACCATTTATGTCAGGTAAGAAGGGTAACCTAACACAAGTTTCTTCTGAAAACATATCCACACAGCCATATGCATTTCAGACCAGCATCATCTTCGGCGTACATATCTGTACCCCAAAGATACTTCTACAGATCTGAACTTGTGCTTTACGAGTTACTGCAAGCATGACAACAGAGTTGCAGGCACACTGCCACGGTCTCAAGTCAATTCAGACTTTGTCTTCAGAATGGGATGATTATTGACCTTATTTCAACATGTGACTGTAAATACGTGAAGGTGTTTTAATGTCAAATGTATAGTCTGTTATTTGTGAATATGTACAAAGTTGTTAGAATATGCGATCGAGACTAGATTTCGTTGGTCAACCGCTTTCCGTGTGTGAACGAGGAGaggtaggagaagaagaagaagaagaagaggaggaggagggggagaaggaggaggaggaggaggaggggagaagtCCTTCGACTAATTCCCACAAGCTTCGACAAATCACGagtcaaaacaaatgaaaaatcataCGTGGAACTGGTGCCATGTACTCTGTCCATCCTCTGTCGGTCCTTTCGTAGTTAAATTTTGGAGATTAGAATAATACAATTACTTCGTAGCTGAGCTAAGTGAAGTTAGCCTAATCCTGTTGCAGGCCGTTCAAGGGATGTACCCAAGATATACCAAAGATATAACAAGCACATTGCACTGAGGACAACGATTCGACCCCAGCTTCAAGTAAAGACTAATTGACAATATACCCCGATTCAAACAGGTTTAGTTCAAACAGGATTAGTAAACATTCAAGCATTTAAATTAGCCTGACCTGACAGAGGATAGGGAGAGAGTACGTCactcctatttaaaaaaaaatgtcagtggcTTCCAACTTAACGTGTTTTGGTCC from Macrobrachium nipponense isolate FS-2020 chromosome 36, ASM1510439v2, whole genome shotgun sequence includes:
- the LOC135203806 gene encoding LOW QUALITY PROTEIN: uncharacterized protein LOC135203806 (The sequence of the model RefSeq protein was modified relative to this genomic sequence to represent the inferred CDS: deleted 3 bases in 2 codons), which codes for MEWVSMQRPAFSSIMWVWWLWLTLWTSMGVQASYGACTVTDFPCRNRQCVSLDRYCDGQQDCSDNSDEPPGCTPCNRTYYGRMGSTYTIQVPQPPPESLPHLCQLTFIASENLYGELVQLSIEEFHLGRFTSHTIDGCPDGHMQIEELSRPLNPGYWCGTSWGTNFYYSETPAITVVLRVFNLSSASPDMVNPGAFQPKDKTMLKLSYRFLHKEQSVLRYGPLYLPSYRGEDLPNSFCDKYFENCDKKNCKIQSPNFPGMYPRNLTCFYRVQQTRIPDGKVALVSVLQKNPHLIYIKDKNAPHLSKEKQLAVGTACHTLHDYLVVFDGNTTRAPVLAKFCKGGAMLSSITASGPDLLLLFHTSPYDFPFQDSPRRRTFGFELDVAVEFVDVESTAYVRKDNECHYEVSSQSQRSGYVQAPAHSLLANTTCKWTLKANRREIVWLYFLHYRHVLHLEMPRPAQCPNTLSIFNGDIPNEELNETTNLLGRFCKHDKLPRVCSGVHAPGPHSSSCSPYDSYISTGPAMTLSLRYAAGTAPAHVEFLARYEFVDTRQWGTLTPGGGPCDRSFTVRPDRLFASPRDVFMFGRGGARRLRCVYTFEVASYQRITLKILRSKMGPDCMTIHRQSSGRHECSHGGEPGNPSIQIREEPWINVPLQRACLCNISRHHPFTITSYTNKLELIFSIPKMSPSSDYNDYFFEGEYYISEAPQEIIERCNETTRHLNGRYGNFTVGYGRGDLCATQPRLIAATDTYFLFLRVRGFSALEKNCEIASRINVYAAGGDSPLASICPERRDVFTHIFSSGWEDYEFQFHYDDDLYSWDNKSNITSTTLGPILEYEDEMEDPKKMESRDLFVEYTGNYSGRFMVSWVSVWRPLKMASQLSSFEDPCKTPCPDIQGCLPQELWCDGTYHCPSGLDEGTAACGLWAALPWVYLVAGSALALSLVSLFIAVVIHHPVETAKEKKVVAAATAAVNNGHGIKSTTQDLLIPAEKDNW